A window of Mucilaginibacter robiniae genomic DNA:
CTTTTTTACTGAACAATGGCCGCTATGAGCAACGGATCGACTCAAATTCAAACCTGTACAAACCTGCCATATTATCAGTCAAACAAACGTTTAATATTCAGCCGGACTCCGTTCATGACTTGAAAGTTGTATTCGACTTGTATGATGACCGATCTCTTGGGCAGCAAACCACTATATTCAGGGGCTTTGGGATAGGTTCGCCTTTGGCTGTTGCTACCCAGAACCAATGGACCAGCCTGACACTCTCCAGTGATTACACCATACGGCAAACACTGCGTAAAGCGAGCACTATTTCTTTTTTGGTAAACAAACAGAATCTGGGACAGTCTGCATCCGGAGAATCGGCTGATATTGCCGGTATTTTCTCCTTACCTGCGGGGTATAACGAAATGTCTAACCGCATTCAGACAAGCTTTTTAAATATTCAGGGAAGTTGGAAACTACTATTACGAGACAAAAAGAATCATTTAACCAACTTTGGCCTTTCCTTACAACACAAAGCCATAGGCCTGAACCAGCGATTAAACATTGATCAGCATAACGGGAATTTATCCCTAGTGGAGCAGAGTGGGTTGAGTAACCTGTTTGATTATAGTGTGACGAAGTTTACCTCTTCATTTATGCGGTCGTTTAGGGCCATTTTCAAAGACCCTTTCTTCTTCACAACTGAGTTGGGGGTTGCTCATTTTTCTCCGGGTAATAAAGATTCAGTCTCAGCTTTCAGTACCTTTTTGTTCAAGAGCACGCTAAGTCAAGATCATACCTTAGCAGAAGGATTGACAGGAAAGTTTAGTGGCGGCGTATCTCAATGGCAACTCGAACCGGAACATCTGTACAGCGGGTATTATCCCTCCACCATTTTATCCTTCAGGCGATCCCTCAATCTTGCTTTACCCTTACGAAAGCTCGAAGGAACCTATGTTGTTGGATACAGATTGCCTAATGACCTGACTTACTTTGCTTTTTTAATTTCAGGTGAATTTATGCCGAATGGGATTGTCACTTATAATACTTATAATTCTTTTATTGGATTCGCTGATGCTTATCTACTGAATAAAAGTACAAGCAGGAAAACAGTGTCATTTTCAATGAGTATGCCCTCATTGCTTCTCAACGCCATGATTAACTTCAATGCTTTGTATCAAAAAAGCGGCTTTCTGATTTCCTCTGGCAGTGAAATATGGAACACTTCTCTTGATTACTACAGTTTATTTTTGTCCCTTAAGAAGAATTGGAACAGGAAATATTACATCAGGCTAAGCACTATTCTATCTACAAATATCAACCACCTTCCTAGCAGTACTGATGTAGCGGAAAGTAAAATATCTTCCCTAAAACATAACTTTTATCAGCGGCTCCTCATTAACAAGCAAATGAACCTGGTATCCAATTTCAACTATTATCAAAATAATCTATTCACCACCAACCGGGCTAACTTCCTGATGGCGGATGTGGAATGGAATTACCAGTGGAAGCAGTCGCCCTTATACCTTTCACTCAAAGCGGACAATCTTTTCAACGAAAAAAACTATTATAGCTATAACAATTCAGTACTGGTGCAAAGTTTCAGCACCATACCACTGATCGGACGTAGTATTTATGCCTCTGTTCGCTATACATTTTAATCACTACTATGCATACTACACGCAGTAAGAGAAAAAATTAAAACCGTTTGATTAAATCTCTGCGAGTTCTACCTATTCAGTAGTATAATAAACATGATGACATTGGATTAATTTTTATAATTTAAACGTTTATAATAATGACTTGATTAGAAACATTCGAATTCGGTCATTGCCATTGAATAAACGCAATTAAAACTTTAAAATATAATGAGTGAGCAAAATTTAGAAAGATTGTATGCGAGAATACTCGTGACTTTCGAAAACGGAAGTGAAGTTTGCTATGCCTATAACCGGGAGTCATTGGAACTTTTAGGACTTTACAAGTCAGAATATGATGGTTCTTTATTTATAGAAGTC
This region includes:
- a CDS encoding TonB-dependent receptor, with the protein product MIRKIIIIFLLALQSATAQQKLLKVLGDVTDTAGVGVVNCTVTLFGANDGLIYSHFNIGNNNTFKVEIDFGRNDSLVVEVHHLAFTPFRRVYAVVPGTTTLRLSATLHSAVRNLKEVNITPPRIWKRGDTTFYKANQFKEGDEKKLKDLLLKLPDFRLETDGQITYKNKPLDKITIDGEELFSDKIELLLSNFPVHVLNTIQVIENQSSQRLLKGLAGENKTFINLQVDKKNRLSAGFGEVEAGVGNRDRYNLSPVAFSIYSQIKAGFVGNYNSIGNGIGLQQEGELRGLPERDAQQLLMSNHTLYHINNFEQRWYIQNRQWDNRLQINTPVSKTIHSQTEISYIRDRQPQHAYYTSFLLNNGRYEQRIDSNSNLYKPAILSVKQTFNIQPDSVHDLKVVFDLYDDRSLGQQTTIFRGFGIGSPLAVATQNQWTSLTLSSDYTIRQTLRKASTISFLVNKQNLGQSASGESADIAGIFSLPAGYNEMSNRIQTSFLNIQGSWKLLLRDKKNHLTNFGLSLQHKAIGLNQRLNIDQHNGNLSLVEQSGLSNLFDYSVTKFTSSFMRSFRAIFKDPFFFTTELGVAHFSPGNKDSVSAFSTFLFKSTLSQDHTLAEGLTGKFSGGVSQWQLEPEHLYSGYYPSTILSFRRSLNLALPLRKLEGTYVVGYRLPNDLTYFAFLISGEFMPNGIVTYNTYNSFIGFADAYLLNKSTSRKTVSFSMSMPSLLLNAMINFNALYQKSGFLISSGSEIWNTSLDYYSLFLSLKKNWNRKYYIRLSTILSTNINHLPSSTDVAESKISSLKHNFYQRLLINKQMNLVSNFNYYQNNLFTTNRANFLMADVEWNYQWKQSPLYLSLKADNLFNEKNYYSYNNSVLVQSFSTIPLIGRSIYASVRYTF